One genomic region from Reichenbachiella ulvae encodes:
- a CDS encoding SusC/RagA family TonB-linked outer membrane protein, translating into MKKRLLETTGRKSFSVVLMQCLLVMFCLQATAWTANAASADVTVSGTITDQTDGSPLPGVNVLVKGTSTGTVSDLDGNYSINVDEAGTLVFSFIGYVTTEVQVAGRSTIDVSLDLDVQSLEEVVVVGYGTQERAKVTGAIATVESEKITQVPVLSADQALQGRVPGVTVTSAGAPGTSPRVQIRGLGTTGDNAPLVVVDGVIVGGLADINPNDIESINVLKDASTTSIFGALGANGVIMVTTKRGVAGKTRVEFDAYSGIQKVTNRYDLMNKEEYLQYMDMWGAGSGRVDDPQYADLINHDTDWQDEIYQTGTMQSYNLAISGGSESADFRIGAGYIDQEGVLLNTGSDRFNFRANSNYRLGKFKFGESLQVAFTETLPENNDGGRSALEHAIKMPPYFDVYNENNLGGYQGTDSPLDGQDAANPVRVLNNPERNQKRTNIVGNFYGEVELIEGLTLKGQVGLDYFSFINAYHTPSYFTGSNAQAFAINERYSGETSRVMLSGSLNYTKSFGNHTVSALGVAEKIAEKNTRLNTYSTNSITDDIKELSNNDQNISSNTSEYNKYGFLGRLNYDYLGKYLLAGSYRFDGSSRLGPDDKWGAFYSVAGGWVVSEEAFFPDVDAISNLKFRASYGTVGNDRIPNYQYAATIVSGAYNYTFRDQGGGEFLAAGSTAGTVANPELRWEETAMTNFGLDLGLFNDQVTLSAEYYNNVSDGLLVTQSFAPSTVAHSADVSKNAGEVQVDGFEFNLGYNDSEGDFQWSANLNVSTTNNVVNAFGGQERYQANFEGANLQRIKEGESINHFFGYEVDGIFQSADEVTNAPDQSGIGGATMPGDIRYKDLSGPDGTPDGVIDSYDQVVIGNPIPDVNMGLSIDAFYKGFDFNIFINGMYGNEVYNTNVWDLTGVQRLFNASPDALNAWTPTNTDTDVPRLTAEGQNLVPSTRFIEDGSFTRLKNITLGYTLPNTMFNGIFSKARIYVSAQNLITITDYSGLDPEVGYSPLGGNSAQELGVDRGNYPLPKSFIGGIQLHF; encoded by the coding sequence TTATTGGATATGTCACTACAGAGGTGCAGGTAGCTGGACGATCAACTATCGATGTTTCTTTGGATTTAGATGTTCAATCATTAGAGGAAGTTGTGGTGGTTGGATACGGTACGCAGGAGCGTGCTAAAGTTACTGGTGCGATTGCTACTGTAGAATCAGAAAAAATTACTCAGGTTCCTGTTCTATCTGCAGATCAAGCACTTCAGGGAAGAGTACCTGGTGTAACTGTAACTAGTGCTGGTGCTCCTGGTACGAGTCCAAGAGTTCAGATTCGTGGATTGGGAACAACAGGTGACAATGCACCATTGGTTGTAGTTGACGGAGTGATAGTCGGTGGATTAGCAGATATTAATCCTAATGATATCGAATCTATTAACGTATTAAAAGATGCTTCTACTACATCGATTTTCGGTGCATTAGGTGCAAACGGTGTGATTATGGTTACCACTAAAAGAGGTGTAGCTGGTAAAACACGGGTTGAGTTTGATGCTTATTCTGGTATTCAAAAAGTAACCAATCGTTATGACTTGATGAATAAAGAAGAATACCTGCAGTACATGGATATGTGGGGAGCTGGATCTGGAAGAGTTGATGATCCTCAGTATGCGGATTTGATAAATCATGACACTGATTGGCAAGATGAAATTTATCAAACTGGTACTATGCAAAGTTATAACCTTGCCATTTCTGGTGGTTCTGAATCTGCAGATTTTCGTATTGGTGCAGGCTATATCGATCAAGAAGGTGTGCTTTTGAACACGGGTTCAGATCGTTTCAATTTCAGAGCCAACAGTAATTATCGTTTAGGGAAGTTCAAGTTTGGAGAATCACTACAGGTGGCTTTTACAGAAACACTTCCAGAAAATAACGATGGTGGTCGTTCTGCTTTAGAGCATGCGATTAAAATGCCTCCTTATTTTGATGTTTATAACGAAAACAATCTGGGTGGATACCAAGGTACGGATAGTCCACTAGATGGTCAAGACGCGGCTAACCCGGTTAGGGTTTTGAATAATCCAGAGAGGAATCAAAAAAGAACCAATATTGTTGGTAATTTTTATGGTGAAGTGGAATTGATAGAAGGTCTTACATTGAAAGGCCAAGTAGGGTTAGATTATTTTTCTTTCATTAATGCTTATCACACGCCTTCTTATTTTACTGGATCAAACGCACAGGCCTTTGCTATCAATGAAAGGTATTCTGGTGAGACTAGTCGAGTAATGCTTTCTGGTTCGCTGAATTATACAAAATCTTTCGGTAACCATACTGTATCGGCACTCGGGGTAGCTGAAAAAATCGCGGAAAAAAATACAAGATTGAATACTTATAGTACCAATTCTATTACTGATGATATCAAGGAGTTGTCAAATAATGATCAAAACATCAGTTCAAATACATCTGAGTATAATAAGTATGGCTTCTTGGGTAGATTGAACTATGACTATTTAGGTAAATACCTACTAGCTGGATCTTACCGATTTGATGGTTCATCAAGATTGGGTCCTGACGACAAATGGGGTGCCTTTTACTCTGTTGCTGGGGGATGGGTAGTTTCTGAGGAAGCTTTCTTTCCAGATGTTGATGCGATCAGTAACTTGAAATTTAGAGCTAGTTATGGTACAGTTGGTAATGATAGGATTCCCAACTATCAATATGCAGCTACGATTGTAAGTGGAGCTTACAACTATACTTTCAGAGATCAAGGGGGAGGAGAATTTCTTGCTGCTGGGTCAACTGCAGGAACAGTTGCCAATCCAGAATTGAGATGGGAAGAGACAGCTATGACTAATTTTGGTCTTGACTTAGGACTATTCAATGATCAAGTTACTTTGTCTGCTGAGTATTACAACAATGTGAGTGATGGACTTTTGGTTACTCAGTCTTTCGCACCTTCTACTGTAGCGCATTCTGCTGACGTTTCTAAAAATGCGGGAGAAGTACAAGTAGATGGTTTTGAATTCAACTTGGGTTACAACGATAGTGAGGGAGACTTCCAGTGGTCTGCTAATTTAAATGTTAGTACGACTAATAATGTTGTAAACGCTTTTGGTGGACAAGAAAGGTATCAAGCCAATTTTGAAGGAGCCAACTTACAAAGAATTAAGGAGGGTGAATCCATTAATCACTTCTTTGGTTATGAGGTTGATGGTATTTTTCAATCTGCTGACGAGGTTACAAATGCACCAGATCAATCAGGAATTGGTGGAGCTACTATGCCTGGAGATATTAGATACAAGGATCTTTCTGGTCCTGATGGTACACCTGATGGCGTGATAGATAGCTATGACCAAGTGGTAATTGGTAATCCAATCCCTGATGTGAATATGGGCCTCTCTATTGATGCTTTTTATAAAGGGTTTGATTTTAACATCTTCATCAATGGTATGTATGGTAATGAAGTATATAACACCAATGTGTGGGATTTGACAGGAGTTCAGAGACTTTTTAATGCGAGTCCTGATGCATTGAATGCTTGGACACCAACAAACACAGATACGGATGTTCCACGCTTGACTGCTGAAGGACAAAACTTAGTGCCTTCTACTAGATTTATTGAAGACGGTTCTTTTACTAGATTGAAGAACATCACTTTGGGATATACTTTGCCAAACACGATGTTCAATGGCATATTTTCTAAAGCCAGAATTTATGTAAGTGCACAGAACTTGATCACAATCACAGATTATAGTGGACTAGATCCTGAAGTGGGTTATTCTCCACTGGGAGGTAATAGTGCTCAAGAACTAGGTGTCGATAGAGGTAATTATCCATTACCAAAGTCATTCATAGGCGGTATTCAATTACACTTTTAA
- a CDS encoding RagB/SusD family nutrient uptake outer membrane protein: protein MKSLKYIYILITGAIFNVSCSFDDLQLKNPNDLTDETFFKKEEQLQSAVDAIYANLQTRGLYNRHMFFMNDLMSQECTGNPQLEADKSIYPTYSLSADHGPTFMYWDNCYRGINKANFVINNEDKFENVTDASKNRAIGEAKFMRAYYYFLLVNKFGGVPINLGPSEGEPRSTAAQVFDQIISDLTDAAGLLPTKDNTDLGRATQGAAYALLGKAYLYTEQWQPAVDAFENVTGYSLVADHYDNYLEETEYNDESIFEVSFSATFGNADQWGSIGDGINEVSVRGQEYGWNDWFNVYPSDWLLNEFETGDPRYVSTFYSNGETFNNGTMTVAIPLGRTAAWKKYQNYYKQENENMASGINFRVIRYADVLLMQAEAENELGNSAEAIALLNQVRDRVGMPNYGTAAMDATYPVGNQQQIFNAIVHERCVELAGEQVRFNDIVRWGMAATEYAGTGFREGISELIPIPNQEIINNANLTKADQNPGYN, encoded by the coding sequence ATGAAAAGTTTAAAATATATATATATCCTAATCACAGGAGCAATTTTCAATGTCTCTTGTAGTTTTGATGATCTTCAGCTGAAAAATCCGAACGATTTGACAGATGAAACTTTCTTTAAGAAAGAGGAGCAATTGCAATCTGCAGTTGATGCTATTTATGCCAATCTTCAAACAAGAGGATTGTACAATAGACACATGTTTTTCATGAATGATCTCATGTCTCAGGAATGTACAGGCAATCCGCAGCTAGAAGCTGATAAGTCGATTTACCCAACTTATTCGTTAAGTGCAGATCATGGTCCAACTTTTATGTATTGGGACAATTGTTACCGTGGTATCAATAAGGCGAATTTTGTTATAAACAACGAGGACAAATTCGAAAATGTAACAGATGCTTCTAAGAATAGAGCAATAGGAGAGGCCAAATTTATGCGTGCTTATTACTATTTTCTTTTGGTGAATAAATTTGGTGGGGTTCCGATTAATTTAGGGCCTTCAGAAGGTGAGCCAAGATCTACAGCTGCGCAAGTTTTTGATCAAATTATTTCAGATTTGACTGATGCAGCTGGTTTGTTACCGACTAAGGATAATACAGACCTTGGGCGCGCGACTCAGGGAGCTGCTTACGCTTTGTTGGGTAAAGCATATTTGTATACGGAACAATGGCAACCCGCAGTAGATGCATTTGAGAATGTAACCGGCTATAGCTTGGTAGCAGATCATTATGATAACTACTTGGAGGAGACTGAGTACAATGATGAATCTATATTTGAAGTAAGTTTTTCGGCTACATTTGGCAATGCGGATCAATGGGGTTCTATAGGTGATGGAATAAATGAAGTCAGCGTTAGAGGTCAGGAATATGGCTGGAATGATTGGTTCAATGTTTATCCAAGTGATTGGCTGTTGAACGAATTCGAAACTGGTGATCCTAGATATGTATCTACTTTTTATTCAAATGGTGAAACTTTTAATAATGGAACCATGACAGTTGCAATTCCTTTAGGTAGAACTGCCGCTTGGAAAAAGTACCAAAACTATTACAAGCAGGAGAATGAAAACATGGCTTCAGGAATTAATTTCCGTGTAATTAGATATGCTGATGTATTGTTGATGCAGGCTGAGGCTGAGAATGAGTTAGGTAACTCTGCTGAAGCGATAGCTTTATTGAATCAAGTAAGAGACAGAGTTGGCATGCCTAATTATGGTACTGCTGCAATGGACGCTACTTATCCAGTAGGAAACCAACAGCAAATCTTTAATGCCATTGTGCATGAAAGATGTGTCGAATTGGCTGGAGAGCAAGTGAGATTCAATGATATCGTACGATGGGGTATGGCTGCAACAGAATATGCAGGTACTGGTTTTAGAGAGGGAATTAGTGAATTGATACCAATTCCTAATCAAGAAATAATTAATAATGCCAATTTGACAAAAGCTGATCAAAATCCTGGTTATAATTAA
- a CDS encoding VCBS repeat-containing protein, whose protein sequence is MREGLLKVLCALLVVLFGSCQKETSPDSNSETQYLSLPPVKTGIDFTNLLTETEEVNYFTYPYIYMGGGVAIGDINNDGLQDLYFTANMGDNKLYLNKGGMKFEDITEQAGVGGDERWDTGVTMADVNGDGWMDIYVSVSGKWASNKNLLYINNGDMTFTEQAEAYGIADAGRSTQGTFFDYDNDGDLDLYVANYPATKFDSPNFVYSTHMKIAKHQTSNHLYRNDGGKFTDVTEEAGVQSYSLSLSATIGDFDQNGFQDIYVSNDFASPDFFYFNQGDGTFLEKIKETTRHTAYYGMGVDVADFNNDGLLDICQVDMAPADNFRSKANMASMNPPKFHDMIAKGLHYQYMENALQLNHGIMDNGLPIFGDVSRMTGTALTDWSWSPLFLDMDNDGDKDLHITNGSRRDINNKDYFNQFEKKYFPDEKKPTPLEMTLNMPTSKIKNNAYLNNGSLRFEDVATRAGLDFEGYSNGSAYADLDNDGDLDLVVNNIDDPASIYQNSGAKGNYLRIQLLGPKGNPTAIGAKVKLYQNDKIQYAENHATRGFQSASEQMVHFGIGDNQQVDKVEVTWLDGKVSILENVSANQLIKLKYQEAQLASEKLSTKPNPIFTKSDILDFKHKENQFDDFQFEVLLPHANSKFGPCMATGDLNNDGWDDLFIGGSAGFLSSIYVQDGNGGFVKRTVPTIEKDSLYEDMGALIFDANGDGFMDLYVVSGGNEYEKGSEWYQDRLYISDANGNWVRSNDGLPNMTVSGSKVKPFDFDQDGDLDLLVGGRLVPRTYPDPAKTTLLRNDSESGQVIFTDVTSEWASDLTSLGLVTDFVWVDFDKDGQQDIVLVGEWMPVTYLKREGDQFVDQTEKYGDPKALGWFYSILAEDMDDDGDVDLVAGNLGTNYKYQASEEETFDIYTDDFDENGHHDIVLGYYSEGTQFPVRGRQCSSEQIPAIKKKFENYNSFASASLGEIYNDKELKTARIHYQVPSFASVYLSNEGEEGFKSHLLPDKVQLSSVNSILCDDYDGDGKKDLLMAGNLYASEVETKRNDASVGMLLKGDGAGSFTPLAYKSSGFATSGDSKSLASINTPKGQMVIVVNNNDQLDLFIKN, encoded by the coding sequence ATGAGAGAAGGATTACTTAAGGTTTTATGTGCATTGTTAGTGGTATTATTTGGATCTTGTCAAAAAGAAACATCGCCTGATTCTAATTCAGAAACACAATACCTTTCGCTACCTCCGGTTAAAACGGGAATTGATTTTACCAATCTGCTGACTGAAACTGAAGAAGTCAATTATTTTACCTATCCCTATATCTATATGGGTGGTGGTGTAGCTATTGGCGATATCAACAACGACGGGCTTCAGGATTTATACTTCACAGCGAACATGGGCGATAATAAGCTCTACCTCAACAAGGGAGGAATGAAATTTGAAGACATAACTGAGCAGGCTGGTGTAGGAGGTGATGAGCGATGGGATACAGGAGTTACCATGGCAGATGTCAATGGTGATGGTTGGATGGATATCTATGTATCCGTATCTGGCAAATGGGCTTCAAACAAGAATCTACTTTACATCAACAATGGTGATATGACTTTCACCGAACAGGCAGAGGCTTACGGAATAGCCGATGCGGGTCGTAGTACTCAGGGTACATTCTTTGACTATGACAATGATGGTGATCTTGATCTATATGTGGCCAATTATCCAGCCACCAAGTTTGACTCTCCTAATTTTGTTTATAGTACCCACATGAAGATTGCCAAACATCAAACAAGCAATCACCTCTACCGCAACGATGGAGGAAAATTTACCGATGTTACCGAGGAAGCAGGCGTTCAAAGTTACAGTTTGTCACTAAGTGCAACTATTGGTGATTTTGACCAAAATGGTTTTCAGGACATTTATGTGTCCAATGATTTTGCCTCACCTGATTTTTTCTATTTTAATCAGGGAGATGGCACATTCTTAGAAAAAATTAAAGAAACAACCAGACACACGGCCTATTATGGTATGGGTGTAGATGTGGCTGATTTCAACAATGATGGTTTGTTGGATATTTGTCAGGTGGATATGGCACCTGCCGACAATTTTAGATCCAAGGCCAATATGGCGAGCATGAATCCACCTAAGTTTCATGATATGATAGCCAAAGGCTTGCATTATCAATACATGGAAAATGCCTTGCAGCTCAACCATGGGATTATGGACAATGGATTGCCGATATTTGGGGACGTTTCTAGAATGACTGGAACAGCTTTGACAGACTGGAGCTGGTCACCCTTGTTTTTGGATATGGACAATGATGGTGACAAGGATTTGCATATCACCAATGGGTCGAGAAGAGACATCAATAACAAAGACTATTTCAATCAGTTCGAGAAAAAATACTTTCCAGATGAAAAAAAGCCAACTCCATTGGAGATGACCTTGAATATGCCCACTTCTAAAATAAAGAATAATGCTTACTTGAATAATGGTTCACTCCGTTTCGAGGATGTAGCTACTCGTGCCGGTCTAGATTTTGAGGGCTATTCGAATGGTTCTGCCTATGCTGATTTGGACAATGATGGGGATTTGGATTTGGTTGTTAATAATATCGATGACCCAGCATCCATCTATCAAAATTCAGGGGCTAAAGGGAATTATCTGAGAATACAACTATTGGGTCCTAAAGGCAATCCAACTGCAATAGGAGCTAAAGTAAAGCTCTATCAAAATGATAAAATCCAATATGCTGAGAATCATGCGACTCGTGGCTTCCAATCTGCCTCTGAGCAAATGGTTCATTTTGGGATTGGAGATAATCAGCAAGTGGACAAGGTGGAGGTAACCTGGCTGGATGGAAAAGTCAGCATACTTGAAAACGTATCTGCTAATCAATTGATAAAATTGAAATATCAAGAGGCACAATTAGCCTCTGAAAAGTTGAGTACAAAACCAAATCCGATTTTTACGAAATCTGATATTTTGGACTTCAAGCATAAAGAAAATCAGTTTGATGATTTTCAGTTTGAGGTTTTATTGCCTCATGCCAACTCTAAATTCGGCCCTTGCATGGCGACAGGAGATTTAAACAATGATGGTTGGGATGATCTATTTATTGGAGGGTCAGCCGGGTTTTTAAGTTCTATTTATGTGCAAGATGGTAATGGGGGATTTGTAAAGCGAACGGTTCCTACAATAGAAAAAGACAGCCTTTATGAAGATATGGGTGCGCTCATATTTGATGCCAATGGAGATGGTTTCATGGATCTATATGTCGTCAGTGGAGGCAATGAATACGAAAAAGGAAGCGAATGGTATCAGGATAGATTGTATATTTCTGATGCTAATGGTAATTGGGTTCGATCAAATGACGGTCTTCCTAACATGACGGTCTCTGGTTCCAAAGTGAAGCCTTTCGATTTTGATCAGGATGGAGATTTGGATCTTTTGGTAGGGGGCAGATTAGTGCCTCGTACCTATCCGGATCCTGCCAAAACTACTTTGCTAAGAAATGATAGCGAGTCGGGTCAAGTGATATTTACGGATGTCACTTCCGAGTGGGCTTCTGATTTGACTTCTCTAGGTTTGGTTACTGATTTTGTATGGGTTGATTTTGATAAGGATGGTCAGCAAGATATAGTATTGGTGGGAGAGTGGATGCCAGTGACCTATCTGAAAAGGGAAGGTGATCAGTTTGTTGATCAAACTGAAAAATATGGAGACCCTAAGGCTTTAGGCTGGTTCTACTCAATATTGGCTGAAGATATGGATGATGACGGAGATGTTGATTTAGTAGCGGGTAATTTGGGAACCAATTATAAGTATCAGGCCTCTGAGGAAGAGACTTTTGATATCTATACAGATGATTTTGATGAAAATGGTCATCATGATATAGTTTTAGGTTACTACAGTGAGGGTACCCAGTTCCCAGTAAGAGGGCGTCAATGTTCTTCCGAGCAGATTCCTGCAATTAAAAAGAAATTTGAAAACTATAACAGCTTTGCTTCGGCCTCCTTGGGAGAAATCTACAATGACAAGGAATTAAAAACAGCTCGGATTCACTATCAGGTACCTTCTTTTGCCTCGGTCTACCTGAGCAATGAAGGCGAGGAGGGTTTTAAATCCCACCTCTTACCAGACAAAGTTCAGTTGTCATCAGTCAATTCCATATTGTGTGATGATTATGATGGAGATGGAAAGAAGGATCTGCTCATGGCTGGCAACTTGTATGCATCTGAGGTCGAGACCAAAAGAAATGATGCCTCGGTTGGTATGCTGTTGAAAGGTGATGGTGCTGGATCATTTACCCCATTAGCTTATAAGAGTTCTGGTTTTGCGACAAGTGGTGATTCCAAGTCTTTAGCCTCTATCAATACACCGAAGGGTCAAATGGTAATAGTTGTAAATAATAATGATCAATTGGACCTTTTTATCAAGAACTAA
- a CDS encoding formylglycine-generating enzyme family protein, which translates to MKYYVLLTLFWLFNSHLLSAQKHPTSEKPGCCGVNTNNLYTYNKEDEDNYLLIYASNRASEQDLFYEGKFDVWEANKDNPLIKQIYLIPTGALPIETGQFLDQTEVTNIDYQEFLFYIKKDSGLYKDKAYQPELENKFRINYFQNPEFYFYPVVGVRHKNAEAYCEWRAQQLNLLLVEKLQYEVRKYIYHGRLPNLEEWKKAAGHPAASISEKTYKLDKKAYEFLDYDIVSNRFAKPYIFEKRSYIGYNKNLKGPSGDEFALEVPAYVYSFEPDSRGFYNLYGNVKEIVQEGYAIGGSFQTPFSADALFEKEEVHAYRTDVGFRCLTEVTRKK; encoded by the coding sequence ATGAAGTACTACGTTTTGTTGACTTTATTTTGGCTATTCAACAGCCACCTACTTAGTGCACAAAAACATCCAACAAGCGAAAAACCGGGATGCTGTGGGGTTAATACCAATAACCTTTATACTTATAACAAAGAAGATGAAGACAACTATCTTCTGATCTACGCAAGCAATCGAGCTTCCGAACAAGACCTTTTTTATGAGGGAAAATTTGATGTTTGGGAAGCAAATAAGGACAATCCCCTCATTAAACAAATATATCTTATTCCTACTGGCGCCCTTCCGATAGAAACAGGGCAGTTCCTTGATCAAACTGAAGTGACAAACATAGACTATCAGGAGTTTCTTTTTTATATCAAAAAAGATTCTGGTTTGTACAAAGACAAGGCTTATCAACCAGAACTAGAAAACAAATTCCGAATCAACTATTTTCAGAATCCTGAATTTTACTTCTATCCCGTAGTAGGCGTCAGGCATAAAAATGCCGAGGCATACTGCGAATGGCGCGCTCAGCAGCTCAATTTACTTTTAGTAGAAAAACTTCAATATGAGGTGAGAAAGTACATCTACCATGGAAGACTTCCTAACCTGGAAGAATGGAAAAAGGCGGCTGGCCATCCAGCTGCGTCTATTTCAGAAAAAACGTACAAACTGGACAAAAAGGCTTATGAATTTCTGGACTATGATATAGTTTCCAATCGTTTTGCCAAACCCTATATTTTCGAAAAAAGAAGCTACATTGGATACAACAAAAACTTAAAAGGTCCATCTGGAGATGAATTTGCACTAGAAGTTCCAGCCTACGTTTACAGTTTTGAACCTGACAGTAGGGGTTTTTACAATCTATATGGCAATGTCAAGGAAATCGTTCAGGAAGGATATGCTATTGGAGGCAGCTTTCAAACTCCTTTTAGCGCTGATGCACTCTTTGAAAAAGAAGAAGTTCACGCCTATCGGACTGATGTGGGATTCAGATGTTTGACAGAAGTCACGAGAAAAAAATAA
- a CDS encoding PAS domain-containing protein yields MKHYNSIQECIPEWLEKSQGTLIMVLNNEGNIEFLNQNLSSLFPSQSTLPTPINSLIQYPNIDGGKMVKLIRKNDYHLVMALNVDSETDKTPRWSKWDFSEVEIDNKHLLIGIGKEVKYFDLLGGKTISTSISNTISDSAILSVADQQGYIIMVNDNFCSFTKYTREELIGRRHREFIYDYHSKEFWKNMLYTLNEGKTWQDDIKVQAKDGQIYWFRTLVSPVFDESGNLFQILHIQFDITKHKLAEAEKLRLLRRYDNITSHLPGFAYQYKVNLDGMHYFPFVSEGMSKLLGLVQEEVRLDAQPFFNQIHEDDLQEVIQSKEQSAQSLAPWNVHFRMTNAEGQSIWVQNISTPERMIDGGIMWHGFCYDITEIKTSEETLAIQQQRLAEIAFIQSHEFRRPIANMLGIFDIMQVEADISESIPTKLGHWLNLLHESVKETDGIIAKIVTKAEEERLLKLKEENDSKESITPSTAPKC; encoded by the coding sequence ATGAAGCACTATAATAGCATACAAGAATGTATCCCTGAGTGGCTGGAAAAGTCACAAGGCACACTCATTATGGTGCTCAATAATGAAGGGAACATAGAATTTTTAAATCAGAACTTGTCTTCATTATTTCCTAGTCAAAGTACCCTACCCACACCAATCAATTCTTTGATTCAATATCCAAATATTGATGGGGGAAAAATGGTGAAGTTGATTAGAAAAAATGACTACCACTTGGTAATGGCACTTAATGTCGATTCTGAAACCGACAAAACACCAAGATGGAGCAAATGGGATTTTAGCGAAGTAGAAATTGATAACAAGCACTTACTCATAGGCATTGGCAAAGAGGTGAAATACTTCGATCTATTGGGTGGAAAAACAATCAGCACAAGTATATCTAACACTATTTCTGATAGTGCCATACTTTCGGTAGCAGATCAGCAAGGCTACATAATCATGGTGAACGACAACTTCTGTTCGTTTACTAAATACACCCGCGAGGAGTTAATTGGTCGCCGACATAGGGAGTTCATCTATGATTATCATTCAAAGGAGTTTTGGAAAAATATGCTTTACACCTTGAATGAGGGTAAAACCTGGCAAGATGATATCAAGGTTCAGGCTAAGGATGGTCAAATCTATTGGTTTCGCACTTTGGTAAGTCCTGTTTTCGACGAGTCTGGTAATCTATTTCAGATCCTTCATATTCAATTTGATATTACCAAACACAAATTGGCTGAAGCGGAAAAGCTACGCCTGCTCAGAAGATATGACAATATCACCTCTCACCTACCCGGGTTTGCCTATCAGTACAAGGTAAACCTTGACGGCATGCATTATTTCCCATTTGTAAGTGAAGGTATGTCTAAACTACTAGGACTGGTTCAAGAAGAGGTCAGATTGGATGCCCAACCGTTTTTTAATCAAATTCATGAAGATGACCTTCAGGAAGTAATTCAATCCAAAGAACAATCTGCTCAAAGCCTTGCACCCTGGAATGTTCATTTTCGCATGACCAACGCAGAAGGACAATCCATCTGGGTTCAAAATATTTCGACTCCCGAGCGCATGATTGATGGAGGTATCATGTGGCATGGCTTCTGCTATGACATCACCGAAATCAAAACCTCAGAAGAGACTTTGGCCATCCAGCAACAAAGACTGGCAGAAATCGCGTTTATTCAGTCTCACGAGTTTCGCAGACCGATTGCCAATATGTTAGGAATATTTGACATTATGCAAGTAGAGGCTGATATCAGCGAGTCTATTCCGACCAAATTAGGACACTGGCTCAATCTACTGCATGAATCTGTGAAAGAAACCGATGGTATCATCGCAAAAATCGTAACAAAGGCGGAAGAGGAAAGACTACTAAAATTAAAAGAGGAGAATGATTCTAAAGAGTCTATTACTCCTTCTACCGCTCCCAAATGCTAA
- a CDS encoding sensor histidine kinase, protein MNETGNLNKNMIDTSSINWGHLDSYCNTLVNQIGFDWAWIAYRPSNDDPLDAVSQSLNKVHTGISADELLKLDNMGPCRSALENLELISCRSISNCRHFPIWSDQMSEVGFSSYACLPVKLDDHSVVAINLYNHHNENHDHLLFKAIQELFELFGSDISILSSEPSNSQNELKEVGDRIHDGLSQMLTVISMNLSLLSKTKEKLNDSEQLILEETLAMANDAIKESRDISYGLRNI, encoded by the coding sequence ATGAACGAAACAGGAAATTTGAATAAAAACATGATTGACACCTCCAGTATTAACTGGGGGCATCTTGATAGTTATTGTAACACCCTGGTCAATCAAATTGGGTTTGATTGGGCCTGGATTGCATATCGACCATCAAATGACGATCCTCTTGATGCCGTTAGTCAGTCCTTAAACAAGGTTCATACAGGTATATCAGCTGACGAGCTATTGAAACTGGACAATATGGGACCATGTAGATCTGCACTGGAAAATCTGGAGTTGATTTCCTGTAGAAGCATCTCAAATTGTAGACATTTCCCTATCTGGAGTGACCAAATGAGCGAAGTAGGATTCTCCTCATATGCTTGTTTGCCTGTGAAACTAGATGATCATTCGGTGGTCGCGATCAACCTTTACAACCATCATAATGAAAACCATGATCATCTACTTTTTAAAGCCATTCAGGAACTATTCGAGCTATTTGGAAGTGACATTTCAATTTTGAGTTCGGAACCTTCCAACAGCCAAAATGAGCTGAAGGAAGTGGGCGACAGAATCCATGATGGTCTGTCACAGATGCTTACTGTGATTAGTATGAACCTGAGTCTACTGTCCAAGACTAAAGAAAAGCTAAATGACTCAGAACAATTGATTCTAGAAGAAACACTGGCCATGGCCAACGATGCGATCAAAGAATCCAGAGACATCTCTTATGGCCTGAGAAATATATAA